One window of the Paraburkholderia sp. PGU19 genome contains the following:
- a CDS encoding PA0069 family radical SAM protein produces MTDYDRDISEFPIAPPAPRKGRGAVTNLQGRYEVDQRETVDDGWIAPSEEESGRPALRTQIFEERAKSILTHNQSPDIPFSVSLNPYRGCEHGCIYCFARPTHSYLGLSPGLDFESRIYAKVNAPELLAREMAKKSYVPEPIALGVNTDAWQPVERDLQLTRRVIQVMSEHNQAFAAITKNSLIERDIDLLAPMAENGLMMAAITITTLDADIARTLEPRAATPARRLRTIRTLSEAGIPVGVSIAPVIPFVTDQDMERVLEACAEAGATSASYIVLRLPWEVAPLFKGWLEAHFPDRAERVMNRVRDMRGGKDYDSSFSTRMKGEGLWADLLKQRFANAVRRLGLNARNHGILDMSHFKRVELLKPLKPATPDTPQLSLF; encoded by the coding sequence GTGACAGACTACGACCGAGACATTTCCGAATTTCCAATCGCGCCGCCTGCTCCGCGCAAGGGGCGGGGCGCGGTCACGAACCTGCAGGGCCGCTACGAAGTGGACCAGCGCGAGACCGTCGACGATGGCTGGATCGCGCCGTCGGAAGAGGAAAGCGGCCGTCCCGCGTTGCGCACGCAGATATTCGAGGAGCGCGCGAAAAGCATTCTCACGCACAACCAGTCGCCGGATATTCCGTTCAGCGTGTCCCTGAATCCGTATCGTGGTTGCGAGCATGGCTGTATCTATTGCTTCGCGCGGCCAACGCACAGCTATCTCGGCTTGTCGCCAGGGCTCGACTTCGAAAGCCGGATCTACGCGAAGGTCAACGCGCCCGAACTGCTCGCGCGCGAAATGGCGAAGAAATCCTATGTGCCAGAACCCATTGCACTGGGCGTGAACACGGATGCATGGCAGCCCGTCGAGCGGGACCTCCAGCTCACGCGGCGCGTGATCCAGGTCATGAGCGAGCACAACCAGGCGTTTGCCGCGATCACCAAGAACTCGCTGATCGAGCGCGATATCGATCTGCTTGCGCCGATGGCCGAAAACGGGCTAATGATGGCGGCCATCACTATCACGACGCTCGACGCCGATATTGCTCGCACGCTAGAGCCGCGCGCTGCCACGCCTGCGCGACGGCTCAGGACGATCCGCACGTTGAGCGAGGCGGGCATACCGGTGGGTGTGAGCATTGCGCCCGTGATTCCGTTCGTCACCGATCAGGATATGGAGCGCGTGCTGGAAGCCTGCGCGGAAGCGGGGGCGACGAGCGCGAGCTATATCGTGCTGCGTTTGCCTTGGGAGGTGGCGCCGCTCTTCAAGGGCTGGCTCGAAGCGCATTTCCCCGACCGCGCCGAGCGAGTGATGAACCGCGTGCGCGATATGCGCGGGGGCAAGGACTACGACTCGTCGTTTTCGACGCGCATGAAGGGCGAGGGGCTATGGGCTGATCTGCTCAAGCAGCGCTTTGCAAACGCAGTGCGGCGGCTTGGTTTGAATGCGCGCAATCACGGCATTCTCGATATGTCGCATTTCAAGCGTGTCGAGTTGCTCAAACCGCTTAAACCGGCTACGCCCGACACGCCTCAATTGAGTCTTTTCTGA
- a CDS encoding TM2 domain-containing protein, giving the protein MATVATHNSRFRSKTLTAALAFFFGTLGAHRFYLYGLRDVWGWAHLVGTIIGIPGFMLLAATERAAIMGWVLAFPGAVSMLAAFLAAIVYGLRPDEKWDAQFNAHTDQQSRSGWTVIFVVIFSLLIGAFLLMTGLALSFQTYFESQVEAAKAISQ; this is encoded by the coding sequence ATGGCCACCGTCGCTACGCATAACTCGCGCTTTCGCTCCAAGACCCTTACCGCCGCGCTCGCGTTCTTCTTCGGCACGCTCGGCGCGCACCGCTTTTATCTGTACGGTTTGCGCGACGTGTGGGGTTGGGCGCATCTCGTTGGAACGATCATCGGCATTCCCGGCTTCATGCTGCTGGCCGCTACCGAGCGCGCCGCGATCATGGGCTGGGTACTCGCCTTTCCCGGCGCCGTGTCGATGCTGGCGGCTTTCCTCGCGGCGATCGTCTACGGCCTGCGCCCCGACGAAAAATGGGACGCCCAGTTCAACGCGCACACCGACCAGCAGAGCCGCTCCGGCTGGACCGTCATCTTCGTCGTGATCTTTTCGCTGCTGATCGGCGCATTCCTGCTGATGACGGGACTCGCGCTGTCGTTCCAGACCTACTTCGAATCTCAGGTCGAGGCCGCAAAAGCGATCTCGCAATAA
- the rpsP gene encoding 30S ribosomal protein S16 has protein sequence MVIIRLARGGSKKRPFYNIVATDSRNRRDGRFIERVGFYNPVATKGESLRIAQDRLTYWQGVGAQLSPTVQRLVKEAQKAQPAA, from the coding sequence ATGGTCATCATCCGCTTGGCTCGTGGCGGCTCGAAGAAGCGCCCTTTCTACAACATCGTCGCAACCGATTCGCGTAACCGTCGTGACGGCCGCTTCATCGAGCGCGTTGGTTTCTACAACCCGGTCGCTACGAAGGGTGAGTCGCTGCGTATCGCTCAAGACCGCTTGACGTACTGGCAAGGCGTTGGCGCGCAATTGTCGCCGACCGTCCAGCGTCTGGTGAAGGAAGCGCAAAAGGCGCAACCGGCTGCTTAA
- the rimM gene encoding ribosome maturation factor RimM (Essential for efficient processing of 16S rRNA), producing MSERDSDSSGRAKAKAMPGARASFGAFVRKPVERSVANAATAAVAQEMQAESAESWPDDAVEVGAIVDAYGLKGWVKVAAHATGGQGGDALLSAKRWWLEKGRERKSAPRLQSKVHGDSIVAQLGGLSDRDAAFAMRGHRVYVRRSDFPALGTDEFYWVDLLGLDVVNEAGVELGKVADLIDNGAQSVLRIEYPATGKDGEPVTGERLIPFVGVFIKTVDQAAKKIIVDWEADY from the coding sequence ATGTCGGAGCGTGATTCGGATAGTTCAGGACGCGCAAAGGCGAAAGCAATGCCTGGCGCGCGGGCGTCGTTTGGCGCGTTTGTTCGCAAGCCGGTCGAACGGTCTGTTGCGAATGCCGCAACGGCTGCAGTCGCGCAGGAAATGCAGGCTGAATCGGCCGAAAGCTGGCCCGACGACGCCGTCGAAGTCGGCGCAATTGTCGATGCATACGGTCTCAAAGGCTGGGTGAAGGTGGCCGCGCATGCAACTGGCGGTCAAGGCGGCGACGCCTTGCTCAGCGCCAAACGCTGGTGGCTCGAAAAGGGCCGCGAGCGCAAGTCGGCGCCCCGCCTGCAGTCCAAGGTTCATGGCGACAGTATCGTTGCGCAACTCGGCGGCCTGTCCGACCGAGATGCTGCATTCGCGATGCGTGGTCATCGCGTCTACGTGCGCCGCAGCGATTTCCCTGCGCTGGGAACCGACGAATTTTACTGGGTCGACCTGCTGGGCCTCGATGTTGTCAACGAGGCAGGCGTCGAACTCGGCAAGGTCGCAGATCTGATCGACAACGGTGCGCAGTCGGTGTTGCGCATCGAGTATCCGGCTACTGGCAAAGACGGCGAGCCGGTCACAGGCGAGCGCTTGATCCCGTTCGTCGGCGTCTTCATCAAAACGGTGGATCAGGCGGCGAAGAAGATCATCGTCGACTGGGAAGCCGATTACTAA
- the trmD gene encoding tRNA (guanosine(37)-N1)-methyltransferase TrmD yields MQFDIVTLFPDMFRALTDWGITSRAAKQERYGLRTWNPRDFTTDNYRTIDDRPYGGGPGMVMLAKPLEDAIGAAKAAQAEQGIGGARVVMMSPQGATLNHDKVMRFAAEPGLILLCGRYEAIDQRLIDRVVDEEVSLGDFVLSGGELPAMALIDAVVRHLPGVLNDAQSAVQDSFVDGLLDCPHYTRPEEYDGVRVPDVLLGGHHAEIELWRRREALRNTLVKRPDLIVQARKNKLLSRADEAWLANLAKEASKH; encoded by the coding sequence ATGCAGTTCGATATCGTTACGCTCTTTCCCGACATGTTTCGCGCGTTGACCGACTGGGGCATTACGAGCCGCGCGGCGAAGCAGGAGCGATATGGGTTGCGCACGTGGAATCCGCGCGATTTCACAACCGACAACTACCGCACAATCGACGATCGCCCGTACGGCGGCGGCCCCGGCATGGTGATGCTGGCCAAACCGCTGGAAGATGCGATCGGTGCCGCGAAAGCGGCGCAGGCGGAGCAGGGCATTGGCGGCGCACGCGTCGTGATGATGTCGCCGCAAGGCGCCACGCTCAATCACGACAAGGTCATGCGCTTTGCCGCTGAGCCTGGTCTGATTTTGCTGTGCGGTCGCTACGAAGCGATCGATCAACGTCTGATCGACCGCGTCGTCGACGAAGAAGTCAGCCTCGGCGACTTCGTGCTGTCGGGTGGCGAATTGCCGGCCATGGCGTTGATCGATGCCGTCGTGCGTCATCTGCCGGGTGTGCTGAACGACGCGCAATCGGCGGTGCAGGACAGTTTCGTCGATGGTTTGCTCGATTGTCCGCACTACACGCGTCCCGAGGAATACGACGGCGTGCGTGTGCCCGATGTGCTGCTCGGCGGCCATCATGCGGAAATCGAGCTGTGGCGGCGGCGCGAAGCGTTGCGCAATACGCTGGTCAAGCGGCCCGATCTGATCGTTCAGGCCAGAAAGAACAAGTTGTTGAGCCGTGCCGACGAGGCGTGGCTCGCAAATCTCGCCAAGGAAGCATCGAAGCATTGA
- the rplS gene encoding 50S ribosomal protein L19: protein MNLIAKLEQEEIERALAGKTIPEFAPGDTVIVSVNVVEGNRKRVQAYEGVVIAKRNRGLNSSFIVRKISSGEGVERTFQTYSPLLASIVVKRRGDVRRAKLYYLRERSGKSARIKEKLVSKDRAAAAQE from the coding sequence ATGAATCTGATTGCAAAACTCGAGCAGGAAGAAATCGAGCGCGCGCTCGCAGGCAAAACCATCCCCGAATTCGCTCCCGGCGATACGGTGATCGTCAGCGTCAACGTGGTTGAAGGTAACCGCAAGCGCGTTCAGGCTTACGAAGGCGTCGTGATCGCGAAGCGTAATCGTGGCCTCAACTCGTCGTTCATCGTCCGCAAGATTTCGTCGGGCGAAGGCGTCGAGCGTACGTTCCAGACGTATTCGCCGCTGCTGGCAAGCATCGTCGTCAAGCGTCGTGGCGATGTGCGTCGTGCAAAGCTGTACTACCTGCGCGAACGTTCGGGCAAGTCCGCTCGAATCAAAGAAAAGCTGGTGTCGAAAGACCGCGCTGCAGCTGCTCAAGAGTAA
- a CDS encoding CoA pyrophosphatase, producing MTAPSRPSRPVFDPESLPVEPADVDLPAVAPERLTPDALRVRFEQNVPWEQESREVRWRETGDPRVAAVLVALVVRDGGLTVLLTQRTAHLNDHAGQVSFPGGRHEPHDATTTATALREAQEEVGLDPSRVEVLGALPEYLTGTGFRVTPVVGLVHPPFTVQADTFEVAEIFEVPLSFLMDPKNHEVRVLNWEGGERRFFAMPYPRGEVGGDYFIWGATAGMLRNFYRFLAA from the coding sequence TTGACCGCGCCTTCCCGTCCCTCTCGTCCCGTCTTTGATCCCGAAAGCTTGCCTGTCGAACCGGCCGATGTCGATCTGCCCGCTGTCGCGCCCGAGCGCCTGACGCCGGATGCGCTGCGCGTGCGCTTCGAGCAAAACGTGCCGTGGGAGCAGGAGTCGCGTGAAGTGCGGTGGCGCGAAACGGGCGATCCGCGTGTCGCCGCCGTGCTTGTGGCGCTCGTCGTGCGTGATGGCGGACTGACGGTGCTGCTCACGCAGCGCACCGCGCATCTGAATGATCACGCGGGGCAGGTCAGCTTTCCCGGTGGCCGCCACGAACCTCATGACGCCACCACGACAGCAACGGCCTTGCGTGAAGCACAGGAAGAGGTCGGTCTCGATCCTTCGCGCGTCGAAGTGCTGGGCGCGCTGCCCGAGTATCTGACGGGCACGGGTTTTCGCGTGACGCCCGTCGTCGGTCTCGTGCATCCGCCGTTCACGGTTCAGGCTGATACCTTCGAAGTCGCGGAGATTTTCGAGGTCCCACTAAGCTTTTTGATGGACCCGAAGAATCACGAGGTGCGCGTGCTGAACTGGGAAGGCGGCGAGCGTCGTTTTTTTGCAATGCCATACCCGCGCGGTGAAGTAGGCGGCGATTACTTCATCTGGGGCGCAACGGCAGGCATGTTGCGCAATTTCTATCGCTTCCTCGCTGCATGA
- a CDS encoding CobD/CbiB family protein — protein MTFFSVLLALIIEQMRALSPNNPVSALLQYHAESTAHGFDAGKEKHGILAWLVVVLPWTLVTGLIYFVLYEIHFVLAFLWNVAVLYFTLGFRQFSHYFTDIHLSLNNDDVPRAREILNEWTGIDTVDMPVSEIVRHTLIHAVVASHRHVFGVFFWFLIPVGPAGAVLYRTAEYLARTWSKPVDDRTAAFSTFAQRAFFVIDWIPSRLTSMGFAIVGNFEDAIYAWRNHARQWPDPNDGVLLAAGSGALGARLAGPLAEVSSLDALATGDGGPMPVGDDCTPRTLQSAVGLVWRAVILWMILLLMLTIAVWLA, from the coding sequence ATGACTTTTTTCTCCGTATTGCTGGCCCTCATCATCGAACAGATGCGCGCGCTGTCGCCGAACAATCCGGTGTCGGCACTCCTTCAATACCATGCGGAATCGACGGCGCACGGCTTCGATGCCGGCAAGGAGAAGCACGGCATCCTCGCGTGGCTGGTCGTCGTGCTGCCCTGGACGCTCGTCACCGGCCTGATTTATTTCGTGCTGTACGAGATTCACTTCGTGCTCGCGTTCCTGTGGAACGTCGCGGTGCTGTACTTCACGCTCGGCTTTCGCCAGTTCAGCCATTACTTCACGGACATCCATCTGTCGTTGAACAACGACGACGTGCCGCGCGCGCGTGAAATCCTCAATGAGTGGACTGGCATCGATACCGTCGACATGCCCGTCAGCGAAATCGTCCGCCACACGCTGATTCATGCCGTGGTCGCATCGCATCGGCATGTGTTCGGTGTGTTCTTCTGGTTTCTGATTCCCGTCGGGCCGGCGGGCGCAGTGCTGTATCGCACGGCTGAATATCTGGCGCGCACCTGGTCGAAGCCTGTCGACGACCGGACGGCCGCGTTCTCCACCTTCGCGCAACGCGCTTTCTTCGTGATCGACTGGATTCCGTCGCGTTTGACGTCGATGGGTTTTGCGATTGTCGGCAACTTCGAAGACGCGATCTACGCGTGGCGCAATCATGCGCGTCAATGGCCCGACCCGAACGACGGCGTGCTGCTCGCCGCCGGCAGCGGCGCGTTGGGCGCGCGTCTCGCGGGCCCGCTCGCGGAAGTGTCGAGCCTCGACGCGCTGGCAACAGGCGACGGCGGCCCGATGCCCGTCGGCGACGACTGCACGCCGCGCACGCTGCAATCGGCGGTGGGCCTCGTGTGGCGCGCTGTCATCCTGTGGATGATCCTGCTGCTGATGCTGACCATCGCCGTCTGGCTCGCCTGA
- a CDS encoding DUF2007 domain-containing protein, which translates to MKLMRAPNVVIGQHWINVLAAAGIACELHNRYLSGAIGEIPADQCAPELWLVDERDEALARKLIDAARSGPAVGAPGWRCAHCGELLEAQFTVCWNCGTARDPLDG; encoded by the coding sequence ATGAAGCTCATGCGCGCGCCCAACGTCGTGATTGGGCAGCATTGGATCAACGTGCTGGCGGCGGCGGGTATCGCGTGCGAATTGCATAACCGCTATCTGAGCGGCGCGATCGGCGAGATTCCGGCGGATCAGTGCGCGCCGGAGTTGTGGCTCGTCGACGAGCGCGACGAAGCATTGGCGAGGAAGTTGATCGATGCGGCGCGCAGTGGGCCCGCCGTCGGTGCGCCCGGCTGGCGCTGCGCGCATTGCGGTGAATTGCTCGAAGCGCAGTTCACCGTGTGCTGGAATTGCGGCACGGCGCGCGATCCGCTGGACGGCTGA
- the rsgA gene encoding ribosome small subunit-dependent GTPase A: MSGRSPKALRAAAASDRAQERVRGLVIAAHGRHYIVAPEDGSAILQCFPRGKRSEIAVGDQVLYESTSADQGVIVEIGERRNLLYRSDQYKSKLFAANLDQLLIVLATEPHFSEDLLGRALVSAEENELKPLIVLNKIDVEAALPLARKRLELYRGLGYTVLEVSIKGQPDAARETLEAHLNGHSTLLLGQSGMGKSTLVNLLIPNAEVATREISTALNSGRHTTTFTRLYPLPGGEGALIDSPGFQEFGLHHLTEGKLERAFPEFRPLLPNCRFYNCHHLHEPGCAILEAVAEGRIAKERHALYAQLVHEASQIVR, from the coding sequence ATGAGCGGCCGCTCGCCGAAAGCGCTGCGCGCCGCCGCTGCCAGCGACCGCGCGCAGGAGCGCGTGCGCGGCCTCGTGATCGCCGCGCATGGACGTCACTACATCGTCGCGCCCGAGGACGGCAGCGCGATCCTGCAATGCTTCCCGCGCGGCAAGCGCAGCGAGATCGCCGTCGGCGATCAGGTGCTGTACGAGTCGACATCTGCCGATCAGGGCGTGATCGTCGAGATCGGCGAACGGCGCAATCTGCTGTATCGCTCGGATCAGTACAAGTCGAAGCTGTTCGCCGCGAATCTCGATCAGCTACTGATCGTGCTCGCCACCGAACCGCATTTCAGCGAAGACCTGCTCGGGCGCGCGCTCGTCTCCGCGGAAGAGAACGAACTGAAGCCGCTGATCGTGCTGAACAAGATCGACGTCGAAGCCGCGCTGCCGCTCGCGCGCAAGCGGCTCGAGCTGTATCGCGGGCTCGGCTACACGGTGCTCGAAGTGTCGATCAAGGGGCAGCCCGACGCCGCGCGCGAAACGCTGGAAGCGCATTTGAACGGCCATTCGACGCTGCTGCTCGGTCAGTCAGGCATGGGCAAATCGACGCTCGTCAATCTGCTGATTCCCAATGCCGAAGTGGCGACGCGTGAAATCTCGACGGCCCTCAACAGCGGCCGTCACACGACCACGTTCACGCGCCTCTATCCGCTTCCTGGTGGCGAAGGCGCATTGATCGATTCGCCAGGCTTCCAGGAATTCGGCCTGCATCATCTGACGGAAGGCAAACTCGAACGCGCGTTTCCCGAGTTCAGGCCGCTGTTGCCCAACTGCCGGTTCTACAACTGTCATCATCTTCACGAGCCCGGCTGCGCGATCCTCGAAGCCGTCGCCGAGGGCCGCATCGCGAAGGAACGGCATGCGCTCTACGCGCAGCTGGTACATGAGGCGAGCCAGATCGTCCGCTGA
- a CDS encoding M48 family metallopeptidase → MPPLYFTVLFVIAVLAMVGTKLWLASRQIRFVAAHRESVPQQFAGTIALSAHQRAADYTVERTRLTMIEIVVSAAVLIALTLLGGVQALDFAIGDWVGYGYIAQILLVAAVIAITSAIDLPFDYYRQFGIEQRFGFNRMTRRIFFADRIKGVLLGAAFGLPLLFVVLWLMNQAGTYWWWWTWVVWVVFQMLVLILYPSFIAPMFNKFEPLKDEALVQRIDALMKRCGFAAKGLFVMDGSRRSAHGNAYFTGFGSSKRIVFFDTLLSRLSGSEIEAVLAHELGHFKRRHVIKRMVVTFLLSLAMLALLGWLTQRTWFFEGLGVRPSMTASNDGLALVLFFLAVPVFLFFVTPLGSLSSRKHEFEADAFAATQADAKDLVNALVKLYEDNASTLTPDPLYTAFYYSHPPASQRIDRLLRHA, encoded by the coding sequence ATGCCTCCTCTCTACTTCACCGTTCTGTTCGTGATCGCCGTACTGGCGATGGTCGGCACGAAGCTCTGGCTCGCGTCGCGCCAGATCCGCTTCGTTGCGGCGCACCGTGAGAGCGTGCCGCAGCAGTTCGCGGGCACGATCGCCCTGTCCGCGCACCAGCGCGCCGCCGACTACACCGTCGAGCGCACGCGGCTCACGATGATCGAGATCGTCGTCAGCGCGGCCGTGCTGATCGCGCTCACGCTGCTGGGCGGCGTACAGGCACTCGATTTCGCCATTGGCGACTGGGTGGGGTATGGCTACATCGCCCAGATCCTGCTGGTGGCGGCCGTGATCGCGATCACGAGCGCGATCGACCTGCCGTTCGATTATTACCGCCAGTTCGGCATCGAGCAGCGCTTCGGCTTCAACCGGATGACCAGGCGCATCTTTTTCGCCGACCGCATCAAGGGCGTGCTGCTCGGCGCCGCGTTCGGGCTGCCGCTGCTGTTCGTCGTGCTGTGGCTGATGAATCAGGCGGGCACGTACTGGTGGTGGTGGACGTGGGTCGTCTGGGTCGTGTTCCAGATGCTCGTGCTGATCCTCTATCCGAGCTTCATCGCGCCGATGTTCAATAAGTTCGAACCGCTGAAGGACGAAGCGCTCGTGCAGCGCATCGATGCGCTGATGAAGCGCTGTGGCTTCGCGGCCAAAGGCCTGTTCGTGATGGACGGCAGCCGCCGTTCGGCACATGGCAACGCGTATTTCACGGGCTTTGGTTCGTCCAAGCGCATCGTGTTCTTCGACACGCTGCTCTCGCGTCTGTCGGGCAGCGAGATCGAAGCGGTGCTCGCGCACGAACTCGGCCACTTCAAGCGCCGCCATGTGATCAAGCGGATGGTCGTCACGTTCCTGCTCAGCCTCGCGATGCTCGCGCTGCTCGGCTGGCTCACGCAGCGTACGTGGTTCTTCGAGGGCCTCGGCGTGCGTCCGTCGATGACGGCCAGCAACGACGGGCTCGCGCTCGTCCTGTTCTTCCTTGCCGTCCCCGTGTTCCTGTTCTTCGTGACGCCGCTGGGCAGCCTCAGTTCGCGCAAGCATGAATTCGAAGCGGACGCATTTGCAGCGACGCAGGCCGACGCGAAGGATCTCGTCAACGCGCTCGTCAAGCTGTACGAAGACAACGCGTCGACGCTCACGCCCGATCCGCTCTATACCGCGTTCTACTACTCGCATCCGCCCGCCTCGCAGCGGATCGACCGTCTGCTGCGTCACGCATGA
- the orn gene encoding oligoribonuclease: MTDIIESVDQPLVRSDMNLVWLDMEMTGLDPDNDRIIEIAVVVTNSTLDRLVEGPVLAIHQSDETLGKMDDWNKNTHGRSGLIDRVRASTVTEADATEQIRAFLGQHVPPGKSPMCGNSICQDRRFMARWMPELETFFHYRNLDVSTLKELCRRWQPAIYKGFQKRAMHTALADIHESIDELRYYREHFLIPAASAPVDAPSSDAPAK; the protein is encoded by the coding sequence ATGACTGACATTATCGAATCCGTCGATCAGCCGCTCGTGCGCAGCGACATGAATCTCGTCTGGCTGGACATGGAAATGACGGGGCTCGATCCCGACAACGACCGCATCATCGAAATCGCCGTCGTTGTGACGAATTCGACGCTCGACAGGCTGGTTGAAGGCCCCGTGCTCGCCATTCATCAGAGCGACGAAACGCTCGGCAAGATGGACGACTGGAACAAGAACACGCATGGCCGTTCGGGGCTGATCGACCGCGTGCGCGCGTCGACCGTGACGGAAGCCGACGCGACCGAGCAGATTCGCGCGTTTCTCGGTCAGCACGTGCCGCCCGGCAAGTCGCCGATGTGCGGCAACTCGATCTGCCAGGACCGCCGTTTCATGGCGCGCTGGATGCCCGAACTGGAAACGTTCTTCCATTACCGCAACCTCGACGTCAGCACGCTGAAGGAACTGTGCCGCCGCTGGCAGCCCGCGATCTACAAGGGCTTCCAGAAGCGCGCGATGCACACCGCGCTCGCCGACATCCACGAATCCATCGACGAACTGCGCTATTACCGCGAGCATTTCCTGATCCCGGCCGCGAGTGCGCCTGTCGACGCGCCGTCCAGCGACGCGCCCGCGAAATAA
- the mog gene encoding molybdopterin adenylyltransferase: MTNPVRNHPDELIVGLVSISDRASTGVYEDKGIPSLQEWLGGALTSPFRTETRLIQDDAPTITKTLIELVDEAGCDLVLTTGGTGPARRDVTPEATLAAGTKEMPGFGEQMRQISLNFVPTAILSRQVAVIRETTERAALIINLPGQPKSIRETLEGLRDETGKVKVPGIFAAVPYCIDLIGGPYIETNAAVVTAFRPKSAVRAPRQG; encoded by the coding sequence ATGACGAATCCCGTGCGTAATCATCCCGACGAGCTGATCGTCGGCCTTGTGTCGATCAGCGACCGCGCCAGCACAGGCGTCTACGAGGACAAGGGCATTCCGTCGCTGCAGGAATGGCTCGGCGGCGCCCTCACCTCGCCGTTTCGCACGGAAACGCGGCTGATCCAGGACGACGCGCCGACCATCACGAAAACGCTGATCGAACTGGTCGACGAAGCCGGCTGCGATCTTGTGCTGACAACGGGTGGCACGGGCCCCGCGCGCCGCGACGTAACGCCGGAAGCGACGCTCGCGGCGGGGACGAAGGAAATGCCCGGTTTCGGCGAGCAGATGCGGCAGATCAGCCTGAATTTCGTGCCGACGGCGATCCTGTCGCGTCAGGTGGCGGTGATCCGCGAGACGACCGAACGCGCCGCGCTGATCATCAACCTGCCGGGGCAGCCGAAGTCGATCAGGGAAACGCTGGAAGGCTTGCGTGATGAAACGGGGAAAGTGAAGGTGCCGGGCATTTTCGCCGCCGTACCGTATTGCATCGACCTGATCGGCGGCCCGTACATCGAGACGAACGCCGCCGTCGTGACGGCGTTCCGGCCGAAGAGCGCGGTGCGCGCTCCGCGGCAAGGCTGA
- the yjgA gene encoding ribosome biogenesis factor YjgA: MTRKTRIQPMEPADVVDDNGYDRPSKSQLKREMHALQELGVELVALPKDALKRMPMPESLDEAVRAARRITDHEGKRRQMQYVGKVMRGLLDEETAALREALDKYKGINKAETARLHWIERTREKLLADDAALTEFIRQHPAVDPQEGRTLIRNARKEAQQGKPPRYFRDLFQWIKNADGAGHDDADSNDSDDLDDDDDESRA; encoded by the coding sequence ATGACACGCAAAACCCGCATTCAACCCATGGAACCCGCTGACGTCGTCGACGACAACGGGTATGACCGTCCCAGCAAGTCGCAACTGAAGCGCGAAATGCACGCGTTGCAGGAGCTGGGCGTAGAACTCGTCGCGCTGCCGAAAGACGCATTGAAGCGCATGCCGATGCCCGAATCGCTCGATGAAGCCGTGCGCGCAGCACGCCGCATCACCGATCACGAAGGCAAGCGCCGCCAGATGCAGTACGTCGGCAAGGTGATGCGCGGCCTGCTGGACGAAGAAACGGCAGCGCTGCGCGAAGCGCTCGACAAGTACAAGGGCATCAACAAGGCCGAAACGGCGCGCCTGCACTGGATCGAGCGCACCCGCGAGAAACTGCTCGCCGACGACGCCGCGCTGACCGAATTCATCCGCCAGCATCCCGCCGTCGACCCGCAGGAAGGCCGCACGCTGATCCGCAACGCGCGCAAGGAAGCGCAGCAAGGCAAGCCGCCGCGCTACTTCCGCGATCTGTTCCAGTGGATCAAGAACGCGGACGGCGCCGGCCATGACGACGCCGACAGCAACGACTCCGACGATCTGGACGACGACGATGACGAATCCCGTGCGTAA